The Pan troglodytes isolate AG18354 chromosome 8, NHGRI_mPanTro3-v2.0_pri, whole genome shotgun sequence genome window below encodes:
- the FAM170B gene encoding protein FAM170B, protein MRSHSRARILATMGSSVSTLAGASWRPSVQPQPTLTEQLEHRHPGHSFQIMKCHFTDHRGEQSPTDGTTLSLTSPESTEESVEVFWPGTIQREGSSPRPGPAIPREEGLYFAARARGMLDWSSSPSSESSEYQSYSQYQSCCSCMCDEDNAAPQSVCAFYTHVQTVRGVAVAWETEAGFEPVSRKPRIHEAQFIKRQRWNGSSFEMASNTDMRWDLEACKSNCSPEPEDIDLLECCLQELREPPDWLVTTNYGVRCVACCRVFPSLDTLLEHAQHGIREGFSCQIFFEEMLERRRAQGQAHDQQLEEEQSPSDNSECSRPQGEVLSAQQQEEQSPSDNSECSRPQGEVLSAQQQEKQ, encoded by the exons TGGGGCCAGCTGGAGGCCTTCAGTACAGCCCCAGCCAACTCTCACTGAACAGCTGGAGCACCGACACCCTGGGCACTCATTTCAAATCATGAAATGCCACTTCACAGACCACAGGGGAGAACAGTCACCAACCGATGGGACCACCCTCAGCTTGACCAGCCCTGAGTCCACTGAGGAGAGTGTGGAAGTGTTCTGGCCAG GGACTATACAGAGAGAAGGGTCGTCCCCACGGCCGGGGCCTGCCATTCCCCGGGAGGAGGGCCTCTACTTCGCTGCCAGGGCCCGGGGGATGCTGGACTGGAGCAGCTCCCCATCCTCAGAGTCCTCCGAGTACCAGTCCTACTCCCAGTACCAGTCATGCTGCTCCTGCATGTGCGATGAGGACAATGCTGCTCCTCAGAGTGTGTGTGCCTTCTACACGCACGTGCAGACTGTGCGGGGTGTGGCTGTGGCCTGGGAGACCGAGGCCGGCTTCGAGCCGGTCAGCAGGAAGCCCCGCATCCATGAAGCCCAGTTCatcaagaggcagaggtggaacGGCTCCTCCTTCGAAATGGCTTCCAACACCGATATGCGCTGGGACCTGGAAGCCTGCAAGAGCAACTGCAGCCCCGAGCCCGAGGACATAGACCTGCTGGAGTGCTGCCTGCAGGAGCTGCGGGAGCCGCCGGACTGGCTGGTCACCACCAACTACGGGGTGCGCTGCGTGGCCTGCTGCAGGGTCTTCCCCTCCCTGGACACTCTGCTGGAGCACGCCCAGCATGGCATCCGGGAGGGCTTCAGCTGTCAGATCTTTTTTGAGGAGATGCTGGAGAGAAGGCGGGCTCAGGGCCAAGCACATGACCAACAGCTGGAGGAGGAGCAGAGTCCTTCAGACAACAGCGAATGTTCCCGGCCCCAGGGTGAGGTGCTCTCAGcacagcagcaggaggagcagaGTCCTTCAGACAACAGCGAATGTTCCCGGCCCCAGGGTGAGGTGCTCTCAGCACAGCAGCAGGAGAAGCAGTGA